One genomic segment of Stigmatopora argus isolate UIUO_Sarg chromosome 1, RoL_Sarg_1.0, whole genome shotgun sequence includes these proteins:
- the LOC144073447 gene encoding serine/threonine-protein kinase WNK2 isoform X1, producing the protein MEHDAHLKMNERPQPVSQRELQINACDGERLAGLAARGGSDPSSTYQKITRHRFIRRSLWFSDTDEQASEASEGDRTQTVAGGKQGTSGGVQEDVGAESQGGPKDDVEESARGDTEKAKSSRDVLNATCAEGAKSTIKAASEETEEEAGMKAVSTSPGGRFLKFDIELGRGSFKTVYKGLDTETWVEVAWCELQDRKLSKMERQRFKEEAEMLKGLQHPNIVRFYDFWESPLKGKKYIVLVTELMTSGTLKTYLKRFKVMKPKVLRSWCRQILKGLHFLHTRTPPIIHRDLKCDNIFITGPTGSVKIGDLGLATLKAASFAKSVIGTPEFMAPEMYEEHYDEAVDVYAFGMCMLEMATSEYPYSECQNAAQIYRKVTSGVKPASYNKIVDPEIKEIIGECICQKREERYTIKDLLNHAFFAEDTGVRVELAEEDDGQKTSIALKLWVEDHKKLKGKYKESGAIEFTFDLEKEVPEVVAQEMVESGFFHESDVKTVGKSLRDRVALIKWRRERTVLASSQMDAGHGFHMATSQSVTSQEAHAGRPSRLEQPADVEQQNQPRTPPASLTSVTSDGTFDSGKGSTVYSDSHSSQQSVLYQSLLEPITIAVQQTDQPPSCEQGEVRRPEPAIHFGIVVRRGSAPVIDTYNVDPIHQHSALKLSVRSVSSDPVEIENQWEHCSDERLVQPLLSDTIRDKCVTPFSEAVKANVTRGRRHSDISGLPSLTSHHSNHRRGGFRHLAPEGQLKGSSDCSELLRQLQTSLLNIINQNGGTSRAAYAQHSTMQSSVSHSNPFAAQDGNHKTCAHFREEKEAPRVYEDRTLAREKYIPRFLGAASSVGHQTQAPELMSQQYLQPGQSYPAPPYPCQPNVTPQSQATSCSVNTHLAASCYPTPSISAVPGRQHITQCCQMQGQQQQHATSVQQQTYTVPAYQPSVQTEPSCPVPHCQLMQPSTGASLLPSGAEWPNQQTGSFLNNQQMLGNQAHQLNPTQNCQGTQNGVQACTQTQFPSVHQQISQPPLHSNSLQCAGQQEVLLPASQQHSHHLGQMALPQSSQDVPQFVVQQDQSNQQYSTTSVPDSSFTRSAISAIPAQGHYLPGQSSATPQTYAGVPLVLTPSQLVTSQHSQATQMTTKPVSLVGQEGLNQGPNPPQPVCNFPTQTMCGQQPLLETDVQQQLQPQISTALPPPVLQSSQMSQNMMMASHAGLVQMTLIAQPAHFSTPAPNSSDQSTLATAGQCEKKDIQVPSLQLGESHRASCGLASSSLTQQNFIAVTGDACVTEANTEDQATEKHTGGQSYDSVNSDATSGKEMSDGCDGPHASKCQSKIRKHHRRSTRTRSRQEKTSRPKLSMLNVCNTGDKMVECQLETHNQKMVTFKFDLDGDAPEEIATYMVENDFILHLEKEVFIEQLKDIVDKAEDLLSEDTEAEKTSDQASSPTSEGVGTVVAEGIKSCPPSSPQLVYQQNVLHTGKRWFIICPVADRECEKSASLSLKANSTTPAVSSSLQSVSLQSSLQDHKASMVHGFLDDCVIQEQSKVVGRKESLSVEETCISAASIVSDIPCCAFAPPVSLDVNAADKAEVNASGTLTSHLDWKPSPTGEGPSHRAAQQSVVLQQPYPAPILPASLSSQPQSPAHQTSVPQVGSGGPGDSDGEGPRRVEFADRTIKTLDKKLRNLLYQEHAPCQPCGATSDPHASAAEASGVLSVSDGHSSEGPLTKKQGEPLMRSTAPSVICVEKKSNSHSTFSSCPQGSQSADKNNKGCVPAGTLPADPESTSVSQPRCNNRFSAPPNFYQATPTSSPDVTPHHLPRAVTISSSTGHPYCRSSALRSDSADEDSGGRALPAVRADARTQSEHAGSHLVKRAVAFLKRSGRSKSEQSSDSPSRRTLEMNGHAPSPSMGQTPTSYISSDNDSEFEDADMRKELQKLREKHMKEISELQAFQRSEIEHLYQEVGKSLPSNVGLLHAAPPSGRRRRASKHKVKAGKLLNPMVQQLKSNLSTTTVERKVESSGSSSGSPAKSSAMSDCSARFSGSSSSNNQSSATPEQVHTQQPCSMKCSLSSDNIYAGQHNDGLTNLTGRGWTVYHQTSERVTYKSSSKPRTRFLSGPVSLSIWSTLKRLCLGKERSSRSSLHTTTAQMPPSAAAPLSPSPQPIGRVAQVQSNNSNNKKNTFTEDLHKLVDDWAKETKAATAYQPPPSLNQIKEQKRLQDLESKVQFPPQATSQKMNSVWSSLSLPQQPSMPSGPLAGHPGYLLPASPYAGTAPAQRCPGLPNAIPGGAKAGVQARETEKGSPPKSARTS; encoded by the exons ATGGAGCACGACGCtcatctgaaaatgaatgagagGCCGCAGCCAGTTTCGCAGCGTGAACTGCAAATAAACGCGTGTGACGGCGAACGCCTCGCCGGGTTGGCGGCGAGAGGTGGCAGCGACCCTTCTTCCACTTACCAGAAGATTACACGGCATAGGTTCATCAGGAGAAGCCTATGGTTCTCCGACACGGACGAGCAGGCCTCAGAGGCGTCGGAAGGGGATCGCACGCAAACGGTAGCGGGCGGGAAGCAAGGTACAAGTGGAGGCGTACAGGAGGACGTGGGCGCTGAGAGTCAAGGTGGGCCAAAAGATGACGTGGAAGAAAGCGCCAGAGGTGATACGGAAAAGGCGAAGAGCAGCAGAGATGTACTTAATGCCACATGTGCTGAAGGTGCTAAAAGCACCATCAAGGCAGCTAGTGAGGAGACGGAGGAAGAGGCGGGGATGAAGGCCGTGTCCACCTCCCCGGGGGGACGCTTCCTCAAATTTGACATCGAGCTTGGGAGGGGCTCCTTTAAGACCGTCTACAAAGGCCTGGATACTGAAACCTGGGTGGAGGTTGCCTGGTGTGAGCTGCAG GATCGAAAACTGTCAAAAATGGAACGTCAACGCTTCAAGGAAGAGGCTGAGATGTTAAAAGGACTCCAGCATCCAAACATAGTCCGTTTTTACGACTTTTGGGAGTCTCCACTCAAAGGAAAAAAGTACATTGTTTTGGTCACGGAGCTAATGACATCGGGGACTCTCAAAAC CTATCTGAAGCGTTTCAAGGTAATGAAGCCCAAGGTGTTGAGAAGCTGGTGCAGGCAGATCCTCAAAGGCCTTCACTTTCTCCACACCAGAACTCCCCCCATTATCCACAGGGACCTCAAGTGCGATAACATTTTCATCACTGGCCCAACAGGCTCCGTCAAGATTGGTGATTTAGGGCTAGCCACCCTAAAGGCTGCGTCTTTTGCAAAGAGCGTCATCG GGACTCCAGAATTTATGGCTCCTGAGATGTATGAGGAGCACTACGACGAAGCTGTGGATGTCTATGCCTTTGGCATGTGTATGCTTGAAATGGCCACTTCAGAATATCCTTACTCAGAATGTCAGAATGCTGCACAGATTTACCGAAAAGTCACAAGT GGAGTCAAGCCTGCCAGTTACAATAAAATCGTGGATCCTGAAATTAAAGAGATTATTGGCGAATGCATCTGCCAAAAGAGGGAAGAGCG CTACACCATCAAGGACCTCCTAAATCACGCCTTCTTTGCGGAGGACACGGGGGTGAGGGTAGAGCTCGCTGAGGAGGATGACGGGCAAAAGACCTCCATCGCCCTGAAACTGTGGGTGGAGGACCACAAGAAATTGAAAGGGAAATATAAGGAGAGTGGAGCCATTGAATTCACGTTTGATCTGGAGAAGGAAGTCCCTGAGGTGGTGGCGCAAGAGATG GTGGAGTCTGGATTCTTCCATGAAAGTGATGTGAAGACTGTAGGAAAATCACTTCGGGACCGTGTGGCCTTGATCAAATGGAGAAGAGAGAGAACAGTGCTGGCTAGCTCTCAAATGGATGCCGGACACGGATTCCACATGGCAACTTCTCAGAGCGTGACTTCTCAGGAGGCGCATGCAGGACGGCCCTCACGGCTAGAGCAGCCAGCAGATGTGGAGCAGCAAAATCAGCCACGTACACCGCCAGCCAGTCTCACTTCAGTGACAT CAGACGGCACTTTTGACAGTGGCAAGGGCTCAACTGTGTACTCGGATTCTCACAGCAGCCAGCAGAGCGTCCTCTATCAGTCCCTACTGGAGCCCATCACTATAGCAGTACAGCAG ACAGATCAACCTCCCTCCTGTGAACAAGGTGAAGTACGGAGGCCAGAACCAGCTATTCATTTTGGAATTGTCGTGCGCAGAGGAAGTGCTCCTGTTATTGACACTTACAACGTTGACCCTATACATCAACACAGTGCCTTGAAACTCTCTGTGCGATCTGTCAGTTCTGATCCCGTTGAGATAGAAAACCAATGGGAACATTGCTCAGACGAGCGACTTGTTCAGCCATTGTTATCGGACACCATCAGAGACAAATGTGTCACCCCTTTTTCTGAAGCTGTCAAAGCAAATGTGACGAGGGGCCGAAGACACTCTGACATTAGCGGACTCCCAAGTCTAACATCTCATCATAGCAACCACCGCCGGGGAGGATTTCGCCACCTTGCACCTGAAGGGCAGCTTAAAGGTTCAAGTGATTGTTCAGAACTCCTGCGGCAACTGCAGACGTCCCTGTTAAATATAATCAATCAAAATGGAGGAACAAGCCGTGCAGCATACGCCCAACATTCCACCATGCAATCCTCAGTTTCCCACTCCAATCCCTTCGCTGCACAGGATGGCAACCATAAGACATGTGCTCATTTTCGGGAGGAAAAGGAAGCCCCACGTGTCTATGAGGATAGAACCCTCGCAAGGGAGAAGTACATTCCACGGTTTCTGGGAGCG GCCAGTTCCGTGGGTCACCAGACTCAAGCGCCAGAACTCATGTCTCAACAATATCTACAGCCCGGCCAGAGTTACCCTGCTCCTCCATACCCATGCCAACCCAATGTCACACCACAAAGTCAGGCTACTTCATGCTCAGTCAACACCCATCTTGCAGCCAGTTGTTACCCTACTCCCAGTATTTCAGCAGTACCTGGCCGACAACATATTACGCAGTGTTGCCAGATGCAAGGTCAGCAACAACAACATGCGACCTCGGTCCAGCAACAGACTTATACTGTGCCAGCTTATCAGCCGTCAGTGCAAACTGAACCAAGTTGCCCAGTTCCCCACTGTCAACTGATGCAGCCTTCCACTGGTGCTTCATTGCTTCCATCTGGGGCCGAATGGCCCAATCAACAAACTGGATCATTTCTTAATAACCAGCAGATGCTTGGTAATCAAGCCCACCAACTGAACCCAACGCAAAATTGTCAAGGGACACAAAATGGGGTGCAGGCGTGCACTCAAACACAATTCCCAAGTGTACACCAACAAATATCACAGCCTCCTCTCCATTCCAATAGTCTTCAGTGTGCCGGGCAACAGGAAGTACTCCTGCCAGCTTCTCAGCAGCATAGCCACCACCTGGGGCAAATGGCTCTTCCACAATCCAGTCAGGATGTGCCCCAGTTTGTAGTCCAGCAGGACCAGTCAAATCAACAATATTCTACAACTAGTGTACCTGATTCCTCCTTTACACGTTCTGCCATCAGTGCTATTCCTGCTCAGGGTCATTATCTGCCCGGGCAGTCGTCTGCGACACCACAGACCTATGCAGGAGTTCCCCTGGTTCTTACTCCAAGCCAATTGGTCACCTCACAACATAGCCAAGCGACACAAATGACTACAAAG CCTGTGTCATTGGTTGGACAAGAGGGGTTGAACCAGGGGCCGAATCCTCCTCAGCCAGTGTGCAATTTTCCAACGCAGACAATGTGTGGCCAGCAGCCACTCCTGGAAACCGATGTACAGCAGCAGCTTCAACCACAGATTTCGACTGCATTGCCACCACCGGTACTACAGTCCTCACAG ATGTCTCAGAACATGATGATGGCTAGTCATGCTGGCCTTGTCCAGATGACCCTTATCGCACAACCCGCACACTTCTCCACACCTGCACCGAACAGTTCAGACCAGAGCACACTTGCCACTGCAGGCCAGTGTGAAAAGAAGGACATTCAGGTTCCGTCTCTTCAACTCGGCGAGTCTCATAGGGCATCTTGTGGATTAGCAAGTTCCAGTTTGACACAGCAGAATTTCATTGCTGTCACTGGAGACGCATGTGTAACTGAGGCAAACACCGAG GATCAAGCTACAGAAAAACACACTGGTGGTCAAAGCTATGACAG TGTCAACTCTGATGCCACATCAGGGAAAGAGATGAGCGATGGCTGTGATGGTCCCCATGCAAGTAAATGCCAGAGTAAAATCCGCAAACACCATCGCAGGTCGACGCGCACTCGGTCTCGCCAAGAAAAGACGAGCAGGCCAAAGCTCAGTATGCTAAAT GTCTGTAACACCGGGGACAAGATGGTAGAGTGCCAATTGGAAACGCACAATCAAAAAATGGTCACATTCAAATTCGACCTGGATGGCGATGCGCCTGAAGAGATTGCTACTTACATG GTGGAGAATGATTTCATCCTACACTTGGAAAAAGAAGTCTTCATTGAACAGCTCAAGGACATTGTAGACAAAGCTGAGGACTTGCTGAGTGAGGATACAGAGGCAGAGAAAACCTCTGACCAGGCAAGCAGTCCCACGAGTGAAGGAGTTGGCACAGTGGTTGCTGAG GGAATTAAGTCATGTCCCCCCAGCAGTCCTCAATTAGTCTACCAACAAAATG TACTTCACACTGGCAAGCGTTGGTTCATCATCTGTCCAGTGGCTGATCGGG AATGCGAAAAGTCCGCCTCACTGTCACTCAAAGCCAACAGCACTACGCCTGCAGTGTCTAGCTCTCTTCAGTCTGTCTCCTTGCAAAGTTCCCTTCAAGACCATAAGGCCAGCATGGTTCATGGTTTTTTGGATGATTGTGTCATTCAAGAGCAGAGTAAAGTTGTAGGCCGAAAGGAGAGCCTTTCCGTAGAAGAAACTTGCATCTCTGCTGCGTCCATCGTGAGTGACATCCCATGCTGTGCTTTCGCGCCCCCGGTTTCATTGGACGTGAATGCTGCCGACAAAGCAGAGGTCAACGCCTCAGGCACGTTAACCAGCCATCTGGATTGGAAGCCCAGTCCCACCGGAGAAGGCCCCTCCCACCGAGCCGCTCAGCAGTCAGTGGTCCTCCAGCAACCCTACCCGGCACCGATACTGCCGGCGTCACTCTCTTCCCAACCTCAGAGTCCGGCGCATCAGACATCCGTTCCTCAAGTGGGCAGTGGGGGCCCGGGGGATTCGGACGGCGAGGGGCCACGCCGCGTAGAGTTTGCCGATCGCACCATCAAGACGTTAGACAAGAAGTTGAGAAATCTGTTGTATCAGGAGCACGCTCCCTGTCAGCCGTGTGGTGCCACATCTGACCCTCATGCATCTGCCGCGGAAGCGTCTGGCGTCCTGTCTGTCTCGGACGGCCACAGCAGCGAGGGACCGTTGACCAAGAAACAGGGAGAGCCCTTG atgaggTCTACGGCACCAAGCGTGATTTGtgttgagaaaaaaagcaacagTCACAGCACTTTCTCCAGTTGTCCTCAAGGGTCACAAAGTGCTGATAAAAATAACAAGGGCTGTGTTCCTGCGGGCACATTGCCAGCTGATCCCGAAAGTACAAGTGTATCCCAACCCCGTTGCAATAACCGCTTCTCTGCACCGCCAAACTTCTACCAGGCTACCCCTACATCTAGCCCAGATGTCACACCCCACCATTTGCCCCGCGCCGTCACCATTAGCTCTTCCACTGGTCACCCTTACTGCCGCTCGTCAGCCCTCCGCTCAGACTCGGCGGATGAGGATAGCGGCGGCAGGGCTCTTCCGGCCGTCCGCGCCGATGCCCGCACTCAATCCGAGCACGCTGGAAGCCACCTTGTCAAGAGGGCGGTGGCGTTCCTGAAGCGATCCGGTCGGAGTAAAAGTGAGCAAAGTTCAGATTCGCCGAGCCGACGGACGTTGGAGATGAACGGCCACGCTCCTTCACCTTCGATGGGACAAACGCCGACTTCTTACATCAGCAGTGACAATGACTCGGAATTTGAGGATGCAGACATGAGGAAAGAACTTCAAAAGCTGAGAGAAAA GCACATGAAGGAGATCTCAGAATTACAAGCTTTCCAGAGGAGTGAAATTGAGCACCTGTACCAAGAGGTGGGAAAATCTTTGCCTTCCAATGTGGGCCTACTTCACGCTGCCCCTCCCAGCGGCCGCCGACGGAGGGCCAGCAAGCACAAAGTCAAAGCTGGAAAATTGCTCAATCCGATGGTGCAGCAGCTCAAAAGTAATCTCAGCACCACCACAGTGGAGAGAAAAG TTGAGAGTTCTGGCAGTTCATCGGGATCCCCCGCTAAAAGTTCGGCCATGTCTGACTGCTCGGCCCGCTTCAGCGGCAGCTCCAGCTCCAACAATCAGAGTAGCGCAACCCCAGAACAGGTCCATACCCAGCAGCCATGTTCCATGAAATGCTCACTCTCCTCGGATAACATCTACGCTGGCCAGCACAATGATGGGTTGACCAACTTGACAGGCCGAG gcTGGACGGTTTACCACCAAACGTCAGAGAGAGTCACCTATAAATCTAGTAGCAAACCACGCACTAGattcctcagtggacctgtgtCTCTGTCCATCT GGTCCACTCTGAAACGACTATGTCTAGGCAAAGAGCGCAGTAGTA